A portion of the Phycisphaerales bacterium AB-hyl4 genome contains these proteins:
- the ureC gene encoding urease subunit alpha — MPHRMPRHAYAEMFGPTTGDKLRLADTSLTLEVERDHTAYGDECKFGGGKVLREGMGQAAGVDDDKALDCVITNALIVDYTGIYKADVGIKHGRIAGIGKAGNPDVMQGVDENMIVGVTTEAIAGEGLILTAGGFDSHIHYICPQQADEAIASGVTTFVGGGTGPATGTCATTCTPGANHIRMMLQATDALPLNFGFLGKGNTATPQGLASQLEAGAIGFKLHEDWGTTPAAIDCCLSVAEDHDVQVAIHTDTLNESGFVETSIAAMKGRTIHTYHSEGAGGGHAPDIIRVCGEANILPSSTNPTRPYTVNTIDEHLDMLMVCHHLDKNLPEDVAFAESRIRGETIAAEDILHDLGAISIMGSDSQAMGRVGELITRTWQTADKMRQQRGRLSSEQGDNDNERIKRYVAKYTINPAIAHGMSKHIGSIEVGKLADLVLWKPGYFGIKPEQVIKGGVIAWSQMGDPNASIPTPQPVFMRPMFGSYGKATGPTSIAFVSQACAASNAAAGYGLEKHILPVHGCRTATKRDMKLNDALPKITVDPETYEVTADGERLTCEPAKRLPLAQRYSLF, encoded by the coding sequence ATGCCACACCGAATGCCACGACACGCCTATGCCGAAATGTTCGGCCCGACCACCGGCGACAAACTCCGCCTTGCCGACACCAGCCTCACCCTCGAAGTCGAGCGCGATCACACCGCCTATGGCGACGAATGCAAGTTCGGCGGCGGCAAAGTGCTTCGCGAAGGCATGGGCCAAGCCGCCGGCGTCGATGATGACAAGGCCCTCGACTGCGTGATCACCAACGCCCTCATCGTCGACTACACCGGCATCTACAAGGCCGACGTCGGCATCAAGCACGGCCGCATCGCCGGCATCGGCAAAGCCGGCAACCCTGACGTCATGCAAGGCGTCGACGAAAATATGATCGTCGGCGTCACCACCGAAGCCATCGCCGGCGAAGGTCTCATCCTCACCGCCGGCGGCTTCGACAGCCACATCCACTACATCTGCCCCCAACAAGCCGACGAAGCCATCGCCTCAGGCGTCACCACCTTCGTCGGTGGCGGCACCGGCCCGGCCACCGGCACCTGCGCCACCACCTGCACCCCCGGCGCAAACCACATCCGCATGATGCTCCAGGCCACCGACGCGCTGCCATTAAACTTCGGCTTCCTCGGCAAGGGCAACACCGCCACCCCTCAGGGCCTGGCCAGCCAACTCGAAGCCGGCGCGATCGGTTTCAAACTTCACGAAGACTGGGGTACCACCCCCGCGGCCATCGACTGCTGCCTCAGCGTCGCGGAAGACCACGACGTCCAGGTCGCCATCCACACCGACACGCTCAACGAGTCCGGCTTCGTCGAAACCTCCATCGCCGCGATGAAGGGCCGTACCATCCACACCTACCACAGCGAGGGCGCAGGCGGCGGCCACGCGCCCGACATCATCCGCGTCTGTGGCGAAGCCAACATTCTCCCAAGCTCGACCAATCCGACTCGGCCCTACACCGTGAACACGATCGACGAGCATCTGGACATGCTCATGGTCTGCCATCACCTTGACAAGAACCTGCCCGAGGACGTCGCGTTCGCGGAAAGTCGTATCCGTGGCGAGACCATCGCTGCGGAGGACATCCTGCATGACCTGGGCGCGATCAGCATCATGGGCAGCGACTCGCAGGCGATGGGGCGAGTCGGCGAACTGATCACGCGCACCTGGCAGACCGCCGACAAGATGCGCCAGCAGCGCGGCCGACTCAGCAGCGAACAAGGTGATAACGACAACGAGCGCATTAAACGCTACGTCGCCAAGTACACGATCAACCCTGCGATCGCCCACGGCATGTCGAAGCACATCGGCTCGATCGAAGTCGGCAAGCTCGCAGACCTCGTGTTATGGAAGCCCGGCTACTTCGGCATCAAGCCGGAGCAGGTCATCAAAGGTGGCGTCATCGCCTGGTCGCAGATGGGCGATCCCAACGCGTCAATCCCCACACCGCAGCCGGTGTTCATGCGGCCGATGTTCGGCAGCTACGGCAAAGCGACCGGCCCCACCTCGATCGCATTCGTCAGCCAGGCATGCGCCGCAAGCAACGCGGCGGCGGGCTATGGGCTGGAAAAACACATCCTGCCGGTGCACGGCTGCCGCACTGCAACCAAGCGTGATATGAAGCTCAACGACGCACTGCCGAAGATCACGGTCGACCCCGAAACCTACGAAGTCACCGCCGACGGCGAACGACTCACCTGCGAGCCCGCCAAGCGACTGCCGCTGGCGCAGCGCTACAGCCTGTTTTGA
- a CDS encoding urease subunit beta: MHLSPREIEKLMLHNAGFLAQKRLARGVRLNAPEATALIATQVLEFIRDGKSVAELMDVGRQLLGRRQVMPGIPELVSEVQVEGTFPDGTKLVTVHQPIAREDGDLRLALYGSFLPTPDLAAFDVDQADESLSPDQFIPGKVTPGDGDIVLNENRNAIEIEVTNLGDRPVQVGSHYHFVETNAALKFDRAAAYGKRLDIPAGTAVRFEPGDTKTVTLVDIAGRRIIQGGNNFATGQVNDINRGAMLQRQQQQQQQQQ; the protein is encoded by the coding sequence ATGCACCTGAGTCCGCGTGAAATCGAAAAGCTCATGCTCCACAACGCAGGCTTCCTCGCACAAAAACGCCTCGCCCGCGGCGTCCGCCTCAATGCCCCCGAAGCCACCGCGCTCATCGCCACGCAAGTGCTCGAGTTCATCCGCGACGGTAAGTCAGTCGCCGAGCTTATGGACGTCGGTCGACAACTGCTCGGCCGACGTCAGGTCATGCCCGGCATTCCCGAACTCGTCAGCGAAGTGCAGGTCGAAGGCACGTTCCCCGACGGTACGAAACTCGTCACCGTCCACCAGCCCATCGCTCGCGAAGACGGCGACCTCCGCCTCGCTCTCTATGGCAGCTTTCTGCCCACACCCGACCTTGCCGCTTTCGATGTGGATCAAGCTGACGAGTCACTCTCCCCAGATCAGTTCATTCCCGGCAAGGTCACCCCCGGCGATGGCGATATCGTTCTTAACGAGAACCGCAACGCCATCGAGATTGAAGTAACCAACCTCGGCGACCGCCCCGTGCAGGTCGGCAGTCACTACCACTTTGTTGAGACGAACGCCGCACTGAAATTCGACCGCGCCGCCGCCTACGGCAAGCGTCTCGACATCCCCGCCGGCACCGCTGTCCGTTTCGAGCCAGGCGACACAAAAACCGTCACCCTCGTCGACATCGCCGGCCGCCGCATCATCCAGGGCGGCAACAATTTCGCCACCGGACAGGTCAACGACATCAACCGCGGCGCCATGCTCCAACGCCAACAACAACAGCAGCAACAACAGCAGTAG
- a CDS encoding urease accessory protein UreD produces the protein MGVIAANPASPASVRDEAARPPAPGHGEFIVENVRGQPTITRQRACTPLKLIAPRSGRNYASVFVGSYGGGLVGGDQIDLQMTLHPNTTCFASTQASTKVYRNTIDRPARQRLHASVADDALLILAPDPLTCFADASYEQTQRFDLAPRGNLLLVDWLTSGRHQRGERWAFTRYLSRNDVYVDGEHLLADALLLDPADGPIDAPFRLGKHECTATVALIGPMLATIAERLRDAVDAEPMQSDTLLEAASPIKSGVVWRLLATTTEAVQRRLRQRLAPLTDLLNDDPWRRKW, from the coding sequence GTGGGTGTAATCGCCGCCAACCCCGCCTCGCCTGCCAGCGTTCGCGATGAAGCCGCTCGCCCTCCCGCCCCAGGCCACGGTGAGTTCATTGTCGAAAACGTACGCGGACAACCCACCATCACACGGCAGCGCGCGTGCACACCGCTCAAACTCATCGCACCACGCAGCGGACGCAACTACGCCAGCGTCTTCGTCGGCAGCTATGGCGGCGGCCTCGTCGGAGGCGATCAGATCGACCTGCAAATGACCCTGCATCCCAACACAACCTGCTTCGCCAGTACACAGGCCTCCACCAAGGTGTACCGCAACACCATCGACCGCCCCGCCCGTCAGCGTTTGCACGCGAGCGTGGCCGACGACGCTCTGCTTATACTCGCGCCCGATCCGCTGACATGCTTCGCCGATGCAAGCTATGAGCAGACCCAGCGTTTTGACCTCGCGCCGCGCGGTAACCTGCTGCTCGTCGACTGGCTGACCAGCGGCCGACACCAGCGCGGCGAACGCTGGGCCTTCACCCGATACCTCAGTCGCAATGATGTCTACGTCGACGGTGAGCATCTCCTCGCCGACGCGCTGCTGCTCGATCCCGCCGACGGCCCGATCGACGCGCCGTTCCGACTCGGCAAACACGAGTGCACCGCGACCGTCGCGCTCATCGGCCCGATGCTCGCCACCATCGCCGAACGATTGCGCGACGCCGTGGACGCCGAGCCGATGCAAAGCGATACGCTGCTCGAAGCCGCGAGCCCCATCAAAAGCGGCGTCGTCTGGCGGCTGCTCGCCACCACGACCGAAGCCGTCCAACGCCGCCTTCGCCAGCGCCTCGCTCCCTTAACCGACCTGCTCAACGACGATCCCTGGCGTCGAAAATGGTAG
- a CDS encoding HupE/UreJ family protein, which translates to MIRPSLILTRPLLRIALLAVGAAATLAPVGVAWAHPHHKPHIHGENAFVHGLLHPITGLDHVLAMLAIGLWASQIGGRHTWAMPAAFVALMIVGGLGATLGLPLVAVEGGILASVLILGLLVAAACKLPLVGGAAVAGLFAIFHGYAHVSEMTTGASLAAFGIGFALASAALCFAGLGVGQLLQTRGQAMLVRACGGGIATVGLVLVATAWV; encoded by the coding sequence ATGATCCGTCCATCGCTCATCCTCACACGCCCCCTGCTCCGCATCGCCCTGCTCGCTGTCGGCGCCGCCGCCACGCTCGCCCCCGTCGGCGTCGCGTGGGCTCATCCGCATCACAAACCACACATCCATGGCGAAAACGCTTTCGTCCACGGCCTGCTACACCCGATCACCGGCCTCGACCACGTACTCGCCATGCTCGCCATCGGCCTTTGGGCAAGTCAGATCGGCGGACGACACACCTGGGCCATGCCCGCCGCGTTCGTTGCCCTCATGATCGTCGGCGGCCTCGGCGCAACGCTCGGCCTGCCGCTGGTCGCCGTCGAAGGCGGCATCCTCGCATCCGTGCTCATCCTCGGTCTGCTCGTCGCGGCCGCATGCAAACTCCCGCTCGTCGGCGGTGCGGCCGTCGCCGGCCTGTTCGCCATATTCCACGGCTACGCACACGTCAGCGAAATGACCACCGGCGCGTCACTCGCCGCCTTCGGCATCGGCTTCGCCCTCGCCAGTGCAGCTCTGTGCTTCGCAGGGCTTGGCGTCGGCCAACTGCTCCAGACACGCGGACAGGCCATGCTCGTCCGCGCGTGCGGCGGCGGCATCGCCACGGTCGGCCTCGTACTGGTGGCTACCGCGTGGGTGTAA
- a CDS encoding urease accessory protein UreF yields MNSNSPSQTTALPTLGFADEWLMWQLADSAFPTGGFAHSGGLEAAVQTGAVPDVAALEAFCRVSLTQLARQSLPLLRAVHAEPERLPTVDRQCEAMLSNHVANRASRSQGRALLLAAERAFAHGRPAVGRLRDRVRQERLPGHLAPLFGAVAAAMGLDGEASARLFTFTATRDLISAAVRLNVVGPLQAQALQHALGEAAAAAIAHAPVDAMEAASAAPVLELLQARQDRLYSRLFHS; encoded by the coding sequence GTGAATTCGAACAGCCCTTCGCAGACGACTGCTTTGCCAACGCTCGGCTTTGCCGACGAGTGGTTGATGTGGCAGCTCGCCGACTCGGCGTTTCCGACTGGCGGGTTTGCTCACTCCGGTGGTTTGGAGGCGGCGGTGCAGACGGGGGCAGTGCCGGATGTGGCGGCGCTGGAAGCGTTTTGCCGCGTGAGTCTGACGCAGCTTGCTCGGCAGAGCCTGCCGTTGCTGCGGGCGGTGCATGCCGAGCCGGAGCGGTTACCGACGGTGGACCGTCAGTGTGAAGCGATGTTGAGCAACCATGTTGCCAACCGCGCCAGCCGATCGCAGGGGCGCGCGCTGCTGTTGGCGGCGGAGCGGGCCTTCGCCCACGGTCGGCCGGCGGTGGGACGCTTGCGCGACCGGGTTCGCCAGGAGCGGCTGCCGGGGCATCTCGCGCCGCTGTTCGGCGCGGTGGCGGCGGCGATGGGGCTTGATGGTGAGGCGTCGGCTCGACTATTTACTTTCACCGCAACGCGTGATCTGATTTCCGCGGCGGTGCGTTTGAACGTGGTCGGACCATTGCAAGCCCAGGCATTGCAACATGCGCTCGGCGAAGCAGCCGCGGCCGCGATTGCGCATGCTCCCGTTGACGCGATGGAAGCGGCAAGCGCTGCGCCCGTGCTGGAACTGCTTCAGGCACGGCAAGATCGACTCTACTCGCGATTATTTCATAGCTGA
- the ureG gene encoding urease accessory protein UreG: protein MHRHYDDGPGQYHHRENRLNRRDYTDRAFTVGIGGPVGSGKTALVLAMCKALRERMSLAVVTNDIFTKEDAEFLTRHEALPSERIVPIETGGCPHAAIREDVSANLLALEQLTEQFSPEMLLLESGGDNLAANFSRELADYTIYVIDVSGGDKVPRKGGPGITQSDLLVINKTDLAEAVGADLDVMDRDAKKMRGDGPTVFAQVKGDVGVDAIVEHVLHARGHALEATTSSA, encoded by the coding sequence ATGCATCGCCATTACGACGACGGACCGGGCCAGTACCACCATCGTGAGAATCGACTGAACCGCCGCGACTATACGGATCGTGCGTTCACCGTCGGCATCGGTGGGCCGGTGGGCAGCGGGAAGACGGCACTTGTGCTGGCGATGTGCAAGGCGCTTCGCGAGCGGATGTCGCTGGCGGTCGTGACGAACGACATTTTTACGAAGGAAGACGCGGAGTTTCTCACGCGCCACGAAGCATTGCCGAGCGAGCGTATCGTGCCGATCGAAACCGGCGGCTGCCCGCACGCAGCCATTCGCGAAGATGTGTCCGCCAACCTGTTGGCGTTGGAGCAGTTGACCGAGCAGTTTTCGCCCGAGATGTTGCTGCTGGAGTCCGGTGGTGACAATCTCGCTGCGAACTTCAGCCGGGAGTTGGCGGACTATACGATCTACGTGATTGACGTGTCCGGCGGCGACAAGGTGCCCCGAAAGGGCGGCCCGGGCATTACGCAGTCAGACCTGCTTGTGATCAACAAGACAGATCTGGCCGAGGCGGTGGGGGCGGATCTGGATGTGATGGACCGCGATGCGAAGAAGATGCGTGGCGATGGGCCGACTGTCTTCGCGCAAGTCAAGGGCGACGTCGGTGTCGATGCGATCGTCGAGCATGTTCTGCATGCACGCGGACATGCGTTGGAGGCGACGACGTCGTCGGCGTGA
- the gap gene encoding type I glyceraldehyde-3-phosphate dehydrogenase, which yields MALKIGINGFGRIGRLVLRAGIDNPNVEFVGVNDLVEADGLAYLLKYDTIHGRFKGTVEAKGDDLVVNGKTIKCFSEKDPAKLPWGKIGADYVIESTGLFTTYEDAVKHVEGGGAKRVVISAPTKTPDTVKTVVVGVNHKDFDKSKDTVISNASCTTNCLAPLAKVVQDNFGIEEGLMTTIHAVTATQPTQDGPSRKDWRGGRNAYANIIPASTGAAKAVGLVLPEIKGKLTGMSFRVPTVDVSVVDLTVRTSKGTSYEEICKKMKAAADGELKGVLGYTDEEVVSSDFIGSTYSSVFDSGAGIGLSDTFFKLVSWYDNEFGFSSRMIDLVVHMGKEDGLA from the coding sequence ATGGCTCTTAAGATTGGTATCAACGGATTTGGTCGTATCGGTCGCCTCGTGCTCCGAGCCGGCATTGACAACCCCAACGTCGAGTTCGTCGGCGTGAACGACCTCGTCGAGGCCGACGGCCTCGCCTACCTGCTGAAGTACGACACGATTCACGGCCGATTCAAAGGCACCGTCGAAGCCAAGGGCGACGACCTCGTCGTCAACGGCAAGACAATCAAGTGCTTCTCCGAAAAAGACCCGGCCAAGCTCCCCTGGGGCAAAATCGGTGCGGACTATGTCATCGAGTCCACCGGCTTGTTCACCACCTACGAAGATGCCGTCAAGCACGTCGAAGGCGGCGGTGCGAAGCGCGTCGTGATCTCGGCTCCGACCAAGACGCCCGACACGGTCAAGACCGTCGTAGTCGGCGTCAACCACAAAGACTTCGACAAGAGCAAGGACACGGTCATCTCCAACGCCTCGTGCACGACCAACTGCCTCGCGCCGCTGGCGAAGGTGGTGCAGGACAACTTCGGCATTGAAGAAGGCCTGATGACCACGATCCACGCCGTCACCGCCACGCAGCCGACGCAGGACGGCCCCAGCCGCAAGGACTGGCGCGGCGGCCGCAATGCTTACGCCAACATCATCCCCGCCAGCACCGGCGCCGCCAAGGCGGTGGGCCTCGTGCTGCCGGAAATCAAGGGCAAGCTCACCGGCATGTCCTTCCGCGTGCCGACCGTCGACGTCTCGGTCGTCGACCTTACCGTTCGCACGAGCAAGGGCACGAGCTACGAAGAAATCTGCAAGAAGATGAAGGCCGCCGCCGACGGCGAGCTCAAGGGTGTGCTCGGCTACACCGACGAGGAAGTCGTCTCGAGTGACTTCATTGGCTCGACCTACAGCAGCGTGTTCGACTCTGGCGCGGGCATCGGCCTCAGCGACACGTTCTTCAAGCTCGTCAGCTGGTACGACAACGAGTTTGGCTTCTCCAGCCGTATGATCGACCTTGTCGTGCACATGGGTAAAGAAGACGGGTTGGCCTAA
- the rph gene encoding ribonuclease PH has product MSKAKPRKRHQLRPTTIEPHRTAAAGSVIIRQGDTHVLCTASIASEVPRWLLDPQTGEPKRGWVTAEYNMMPGSTPDRKRRGPDSRGTEIQRLIGRVLRAAVDLDKMPGVAITCDCDVMLADGGTRTASITGAFVALSQAIAAARKAGLIKGNPIKGPVAAVSVGVVDGQIYTDLDYPLDVRAEVDMNVAMNHQGQFIEVQGTGEQGVFSREQLDELLDAATKGIRQLMKVQRKALS; this is encoded by the coding sequence ATGTCGAAAGCCAAGCCTCGCAAGCGTCATCAACTTCGCCCCACCACCATCGAGCCTCATCGCACCGCCGCGGCGGGCAGCGTGATCATCCGTCAGGGCGACACCCACGTGCTCTGCACCGCCAGCATTGCCAGCGAAGTGCCGCGCTGGCTGCTCGACCCGCAAACCGGCGAGCCGAAGCGTGGCTGGGTCACCGCCGAGTACAACATGATGCCCGGCTCGACGCCCGACCGGAAGCGGCGCGGGCCCGACAGTCGCGGTACGGAAATTCAACGGCTCATCGGCCGCGTGCTCCGCGCCGCCGTCGACCTCGACAAGATGCCCGGCGTCGCCATCACCTGCGACTGCGACGTCATGCTCGCCGACGGCGGCACACGCACCGCCTCCATTACGGGGGCATTCGTCGCCCTCTCGCAAGCCATCGCCGCAGCGCGTAAAGCCGGGCTCATCAAGGGCAACCCCATCAAGGGCCCGGTCGCTGCCGTGAGCGTCGGCGTAGTCGACGGACAAATCTACACCGACCTTGACTACCCGCTGGACGTGCGGGCCGAGGTCGACATGAACGTCGCGATGAACCACCAGGGCCAATTCATCGAAGTGCAAGGCACGGGCGAACAGGGCGTCTTCTCACGCGAACAACTCGACGAGCTGCTCGACGCGGCGACGAAGGGCATTCGGCAACTCATGAAAGTGCAACGGAAAGCCCTGTCTTAA
- a CDS encoding ketose-bisphosphate aldolase, translating to MPLMSTKPMFDLAYEGGFGVGAFNVNNMEITQGIIEACAQEKSPLILQISKGARKYANMRYLKAIIDAAVEEYPELPIAIHLDHGDTVDLVKECIGDGFTSVMIDGSHHSLEENISLTAEAVKVAHAAGVVVEAELGMLGGIEEDVVGLDAAEYEKNIEKFLTDPEDAKVFYEKTGIDSLAVAIGTSHGAYKFTHEAKLAFDRIEQIMKTCPGLPLVMHGSSSVPKEFIDLINQYGGKMPNAMGVPEDQIANAVRQYGVCKVNIDTDLRLALTAKIREVFAKDPAEFDPRKYLAPGRDAITEMVKRKLHMLNSAGKAEQIIAHWKKEGEPLPNYYKQTAGV from the coding sequence ATGCCACTGATGTCCACCAAACCCATGTTCGATCTGGCCTATGAAGGCGGATTCGGCGTCGGGGCCTTCAACGTCAACAACATGGAGATCACGCAGGGCATCATCGAAGCCTGCGCTCAGGAAAAAAGCCCGCTGATCCTCCAGATTTCCAAGGGCGCGCGCAAGTACGCCAATATGCGCTACCTCAAGGCCATCATCGACGCCGCTGTCGAGGAATACCCTGAGCTGCCCATCGCGATCCACCTCGACCACGGCGACACCGTCGACCTGGTCAAGGAGTGCATCGGCGACGGCTTCACCAGCGTGATGATCGACGGCTCGCATCACTCGTTGGAAGAAAACATCAGCCTCACCGCCGAGGCGGTCAAGGTCGCTCACGCGGCGGGCGTGGTGGTCGAAGCCGAGCTTGGCATGCTCGGCGGCATTGAGGAAGACGTCGTCGGCCTCGACGCCGCGGAATACGAAAAGAACATCGAAAAGTTCCTCACTGATCCCGAAGATGCCAAAGTGTTCTACGAAAAGACAGGCATCGACAGCCTGGCCGTCGCCATCGGCACCAGCCACGGCGCGTACAAGTTCACGCACGAAGCCAAGCTCGCCTTCGACCGCATCGAGCAGATCATGAAGACCTGCCCGGGCCTGCCGCTGGTGATGCACGGCAGCTCGTCCGTGCCGAAGGAATTCATCGACCTGATCAACCAGTACGGCGGCAAGATGCCCAACGCCATGGGCGTGCCCGAAGATCAGATCGCCAACGCTGTCCGTCAGTACGGCGTGTGCAAGGTCAACATCGACACGGACCTTCGCCTGGCCCTGACGGCGAAAATCCGCGAAGTCTTCGCCAAGGACCCGGCCGAGTTCGACCCGCGCAAGTACCTTGCCCCCGGTCGTGACGCGATCACCGAGATGGTCAAGCGCAAGCTGCACATGCTCAACAGTGCAGGCAAGGCCGAGCAGATCATCGCCCATTGGAAGAAGGAAGGCGAGCCGCTGCCGAACTACTACAAGCAGACCGCTGGCGTCTGA
- the purM gene encoding phosphoribosylformylglycinamidine cyclo-ligase, with product MADSRPPAKPMTYAGAGVDIDAGDRMVNLIEHHMRRTYGPRVLGKHGAFAGCFRLDFNERLFQRNYRDPVLVSCTDGVGTKVKLAAQMNIHDTVGQDLVAMNVNDLIVQGAEPLFFLDYIGIHKLTPELAAAIVKGVADGCELAGCALLGGETAEMPDVYAEGDFDLAGFAVGVCEMNRMIDGSRTEPGDVILGLASSGVHSNGYSLVRAVIKEAGLDLNKVYDELETDEPLGRVLLEPTRIYAKSVVSTLRHYTVKQVVSAMSHITGGGMVDNIPRTLGDTLDAVIDRKSWDVPPIFKLLQQRGNVEEDEMLRVFNMGVGYILTVRPYFAEAIADRLAKAGETVYRLGELVPGSGEVKFR from the coding sequence ATGGCCGACTCACGCCCCCCTGCCAAACCCATGACCTACGCCGGCGCTGGTGTCGATATCGACGCTGGCGACCGTATGGTCAACCTCATCGAGCACCACATGCGCCGGACCTACGGCCCGCGCGTCCTCGGCAAGCACGGCGCCTTCGCCGGCTGCTTCCGGCTCGACTTCAACGAACGCCTGTTCCAACGCAACTATCGCGACCCCGTCCTCGTCTCCTGCACCGACGGCGTGGGTACGAAGGTCAAACTCGCCGCGCAGATGAACATCCACGACACGGTCGGCCAGGACCTGGTCGCGATGAACGTCAACGACCTCATCGTCCAGGGTGCCGAGCCGCTGTTCTTCCTCGATTACATCGGCATCCACAAGCTCACGCCTGAACTCGCGGCGGCGATCGTCAAAGGCGTTGCCGACGGCTGCGAATTGGCGGGCTGTGCCCTGCTCGGCGGCGAGACGGCGGAGATGCCCGACGTTTATGCCGAGGGCGACTTCGACCTCGCCGGCTTCGCTGTGGGCGTGTGCGAGATGAACCGCATGATCGATGGCTCACGCACCGAGCCGGGCGACGTCATCCTCGGCCTCGCGTCCAGCGGTGTGCACTCGAACGGATACAGCCTCGTGCGCGCGGTCATCAAAGAGGCTGGCCTCGACTTGAACAAAGTCTATGACGAGTTGGAGACGGACGAACCGCTCGGCCGTGTGCTGCTCGAGCCCACACGCATCTACGCAAAGTCGGTCGTGTCGACGCTGCGCCATTACACGGTGAAGCAGGTCGTCTCCGCGATGAGCCACATCACCGGCGGCGGGATGGTCGACAACATTCCACGTACCTTGGGCGATACACTCGACGCGGTAATTGACCGCAAGTCGTGGGATGTGCCGCCGATCTTCAAGCTGCTTCAACAGCGTGGCAACGTCGAAGAGGACGAGATGCTGCGCGTGTTCAACATGGGCGTCGGCTACATCCTCACCGTCCGCCCCTACTTCGCCGAGGCCATCGCCGACCGGCTGGCGAAAGCGGGCGAGACGGTGTACCGCCTAGGCGAACTCGTGCCCGGCAGTGGGGAAGTAAAATTTCGGTAG
- a CDS encoding homoserine dehydrogenase: MAAKPIGIGMIGCGTVGGGVATLLREQAALYEQRIGRPIELRRVLVRDVEKACRGGEVGRSLVTADAEAFFDTPDVSVVVEVAGGRGVVSDYVRRSLKAGKHVVTANKALLAAEGAELFDLARRHHAAIAFEASCAGGIPCITALKFGLMANRIDGLYGILNGTCNFILTAMSQAGRAYDDVLNEAQEKGYAEADPTLDVSGKDAAQKLAILASLAFGVAVPEDAVGCIGIDNLDLADIRFGAELGYDMKLLAIAERKPGESAVSVGVQPCFIHKHELLAKVEGAFNALSVFGHAVGHTLYYGPGAGRMPTASAVVSDVLNVAAGWYPCAFADMHLTPDRNAAADLVPSDDRVSRYYLRINALDMPGTMAKVTSTLGELNISLSAVLQHESAVGEFVPVVVLTHDAKQGDLFEAVKRIKALDAIADEPVVIRIVDMPA; encoded by the coding sequence TTGGCGGCGAAACCAATTGGTATCGGCATGATCGGTTGCGGCACGGTCGGCGGCGGCGTGGCGACGTTATTGCGCGAGCAGGCGGCGTTATATGAGCAGCGAATCGGTCGGCCGATCGAGCTTCGGCGCGTGCTGGTGCGCGATGTCGAAAAAGCCTGCCGCGGCGGCGAGGTGGGCCGCTCGCTGGTGACGGCCGATGCGGAGGCGTTTTTCGACACGCCGGACGTGAGCGTGGTTGTCGAAGTCGCCGGCGGCAGGGGCGTGGTCAGCGACTACGTCCGCCGATCGCTCAAGGCGGGCAAACACGTGGTGACTGCGAACAAGGCGCTGCTCGCTGCCGAGGGGGCGGAACTGTTCGACCTTGCCCGGCGACATCACGCAGCGATAGCGTTTGAAGCCTCATGTGCCGGCGGCATTCCGTGCATTACCGCACTGAAGTTCGGCCTGATGGCCAACCGCATCGACGGGCTGTACGGCATTCTCAACGGCACGTGCAACTTTATCCTCACCGCCATGAGCCAGGCCGGCCGCGCGTATGACGATGTGCTCAACGAAGCGCAGGAAAAAGGCTATGCCGAGGCCGACCCGACGTTGGATGTCTCCGGGAAGGACGCGGCGCAGAAGTTGGCGATTCTTGCGTCGCTGGCGTTTGGCGTGGCCGTGCCGGAAGACGCGGTGGGTTGCATTGGCATCGATAACCTCGACCTGGCGGACATCCGCTTCGGCGCGGAGTTGGGGTATGACATGAAGCTGCTCGCCATTGCCGAGCGCAAGCCCGGCGAGTCGGCGGTAAGCGTCGGCGTGCAGCCTTGCTTCATCCACAAACACGAATTGCTGGCCAAGGTCGAAGGTGCGTTCAACGCGCTAAGCGTGTTCGGCCACGCGGTGGGGCATACGCTTTACTACGGCCCCGGGGCCGGCCGTATGCCCACTGCCAGCGCGGTGGTCAGCGACGTGCTCAACGTCGCCGCCGGCTGGTACCCGTGTGCCTTCGCTGACATGCACCTCACGCCTGATCGCAATGCCGCTGCCGATTTAGTGCCATCTGACGATCGGGTCAGCCGATACTACCTGCGCATCAACGCACTGGATATGCCGGGCACGATGGCAAAGGTAACCTCGACGCTGGGCGAGCTGAACATCAGCCTCTCGGCGGTGCTGCAACATGAAAGCGCGGTCGGCGAGTTTGTTCCCGTGGTGGTCCTCACGCATGACGCGAAGCAGGGCGACCTGTTCGAAGCGGTCAAGCGCATCAAGGCACTCGACGCCATCGCGGACGAGCCCGTGGTGATTCGCATCGTCGATATGCCTGCGTAA